The Actinosynnema mirum DSM 43827 genomic interval CCTCTCCGCTCGGCTCGGCCTCCCCGCCCTGCTCGTCGCCCCCGCCCGCCACCGGTGGCGCCAGAACCCCGCGGTCCACCCGCTCCGGGATCTGCCTGCCCTCCACCAGGGCGCGCAGCGCGGGCGTGTGGAAGCCGCCCGTCACCACGACCACCGGGGCGTCGCCCGCGTCCGCCAGGGCGGCGCGGACCCAGGACGCCATGTGCTCCTCGCGGGCCCGGTCGCCCGCGCTCGCCTCGGCGCCGCCGCGGATCAGGTCGAAGTACGCGTCCAGCCGCTCCGCCAGGCCCTCCCGGTCCGGGATCTCGAACAGGTGGTCCCACAGCGCGTCCACGTTGTCGACCGCGAACTCCGCGCACAGCAGCTCCACCGCCCGCGCGTGCCTGACCGCCGCGTCCGCGTACCGGTTCCGCACGTCCCAGAACGCCGGGTGCCAGGACGGCAGGTCGATGAACCGCACCTGCGCGCCCACCTCCCGGCCCGCGTTCAGCGCCACCCACTCCGGCGAGTAGTCGCAGAACGGGCTCCACGACGCGTGCGCCCGCTCCTCGTCGCGCCGGTAGCTGTACAGCGCGATCGGCAGCTCGTGCCCCAGCAGCAGCTCGTCCAACCGCCCGTTGACGTCGGCGGGCCCCTCCACGAGCACGTGCGCGGGCCGCAGCCCGCGGATCACCTCGTCGACCAGCGCGCTGCACGCGGGGCTGTGGTGCCGCACGCCCAGGTAGACCGCGCCCATCAGCCGGGCAGCAGGTGTCGGGCCCGGTGCAGCTCGGACCACTGCTCGCCCTTGCGGCGACCGGCCTGCTGCTCCAGGTAGCGCCGCAGCTTGGCCAGGTCGTCCGGGCTGTCCTTGGCCGCCGTGCCCGCCAGGCACTCGACCACGTCCGCCGCCGTGCCCGCCTCACCGCGCAGGTACCAGCCGCGCAGGCCCACCGCGTGCGCCACGGACACGGCCTCGGCCGTGCTCATCACCGTGCTGAGCCGGTCCGCCTGCCCGCTGCCGCCCTCGCGCAGGTCGCGGAACGTGCGCACCAGCACCTCCAGCACGTCCCGGCGCGGCGGAACGCCCACCCCGGACCGCTCCAGCAGCTTCGCCGACTCCTGCTCGACCAGCTCCAGCTCGGTGCGCAGGTCCGCGATCGGGAACACGGTCTCGAAGTTGAACCGCCGCTTCAGCGCCGCGCTCATCTCGTTCACGCCCCGGTCGCGGGTGTTCGCGGTGGCGATGACGTTGAACCCGGCCTTCGCGAACACCATGCTGTCGCGCCCGATCAGCTCCGGCACCGCCACGACCCGCTCGGACAGCAGCGACAACATGCAGTCCTGCACCTCGAGGGGGCAGCGGGTGATCTCCTCGAACCGCACCACCTTGCCCTCGGCCATGCCGCGCAGCATCGGCGCGGGCACCAGCGAGCGCGGCGACGGGCCCTCGGCGACCAGCAGCGCGTAGTTCCACGAGTACTTGATCTGGTCCTCGGTGGTGGCCGCGCCGCCCTGGATGGTCAGCGTCGACTCGCCGCACACGGCCGCCGCGATCAGCTCGGACAGCAGCGACTTGGCGGTGCCCGGCTCGCCGACCAGCATCAGGCCCCGGCTGGTGGCCAGGGTGACGAGCGAGCGGTCGACCAGCGACGGGTCGCCGACGAACTTGCGGCTCACCCCGAGCTTGTCGTCGCCCACCACGAACCGGCGGGCGGCGTCCAGGCTCAGCGCCCAGCCCGGCGGCCGGTGCGCTCGGTCGGACTCGCGCAGCCTGGCCAGCTCGTCGGCGAACCGCACCTCGGCTGGCGGGCGCTGCAGGTCGTCGGGGAAGTCGGTGTCGGACACGGCGGAACCCTCGGTCTCCTCGGTGCGGGCGGGTGGTCTTCGTGCGGGCCGGGCGGTGGGGCAGGTGCGGTGGGGCAGATGTGGTGGGGCAGGCTGCGGGACAGCGGGTGGGGCGGGTGCTGCGCTTGCGGAAATTACCTGGTCATGCGGGTGCGGGCGGGCTGGTTCAGCGGATCAGGCCGTCCAGGTCGCCCAGCGCCTCGGACAGCGCGACCGGGTCGGCGGTCCCGAACCGGTGCACGCGCTCCCCCTCGGCCGTCGGCGAGTGGTCGGCGAGCCGCACCTCGGTGATCCGCTGCTCGTCCTGCGCCGGGTCGTGGTCGCGGTCCACGCCGGGGTCCAGGCCGACCACGACCGCGCGCCCGTCCGGGAGCGGTCGCCGCACCCGGTCGATCACCCCGCCGTTGCCCAGACCGTCGTGCTCCCAGCCCTTCCGCAGCAGCCCGAGCACCTTCCCGTGCGGTGCCACCCGGTCGTGGAACCTGACCAGCGCGGTCGCCCCGGCCTCCTCGGCGGTGAGCCGGTGCACCGGTCTGCCGAGCTGCGGGAACGGTTGCAGCACCTCGTAGTCGGCCAGCAGCTCCGCCCACGCCTCCAGGTCGTCGCCGAGCCCCATGGGGTGGGCCAGCGCCACCCGCTCGTCCGGGCCGAGGACAACAGGGCTCTCGTTCAGGTCGCCGAGCGTGCGGTCCTCGGCGAGCCGGAACGCCAGTCCCGACTCGGTGATCCACACCAGCCTGCGGGCCAGGTGCCACACCAGCGGGTGGTGCGCGAACAGCGCGGTGAACTCCTCCGCGCTCCAGGTCCGCCCCGCCAGCATCGCCTGCTCCAACCGGGCGATCTGCCCGACCGCCGCGGTGCGCACGTCCTTCTTCAGCGCCGCGAACCGCCGCTGCGCCTCGGGCGCGAGCACCCGGTCGTCCCGCGCGCCGGGCTTGGGCAGGGACTTGAGCCGCTTGCCGTCCGGACCGGTCACGTGCGGGGTGAGCTGCTCGTCGAACCCGACCGTGAACCGCCTCGGCCCGTAGTCCAGCACCAGCGAGCCCTCCGGGGACAGCCCGAAGTCCGGCACCAGCCGGTCGGCCAGCTGCTCCGGGGTCAGCCCCCGCGAGGTGGCCACCTCGTCCAGCCTGGCCTGCGCCCCGGTCCGCACGCCCTTGTGCCTGACCCGCCGCGCCAGGTCGCCCAGGTGCAGCAGCGCCACGTCCGTGCCGAGCCGCGCCAGCACGTCCAGCGCGGTCGCCGCCCGCGCGTGCCCGCCCTCGGCCGGCCACATCCGGATCAGCGGGCTCAGCTCGCGCACCACCTCGTCGTCACCGACCAGGCCGAGTCCGGTGAGCGCCCAGCCCTCCTTGGCGGGCATCCCCGACAACCGCCACAGCTCGAACACCTCCTGCGCGAACCGGGCCAGCGACGTCGGGTCGCACGCCCGCCGCACCTGATCGAGACCCGCGTACGGCTCGTCCGGCGTGGACAGCGCCAGCACCACCAGCACGTTCCGCGCGGCCCGCGGCGGAAGGGCCCGCTCCCCGCCGCGCAGCAGCAGCTGCGGCAGCGCGTCCTCGTCCAACCAGGCCGGGACCGCCGGGACCCTGGCGGGCAGCACGTCCAGCGGGTCCACCGCCAGCGCCGCTGCCACCACCGACGCGACCCGCTCACCCCGCTCGCGCGCGGCCGTCATCGCGTGCTCGGGGGTCTGCCGCAGCGCGTTCTCCGCAGCCCGCCGCCTGGCCCCGGCCGGACCGACCGCGACCGGCACCAGCAGCCGGGCCGCGACGAGCCCGTGCCGCTCCAACCAGCGCCGCGCCACCGGCCGCGCGGACCGCACCCGCACCAGCCAGTCCGCGACCAGCCCGGCCACCTCGGGCGTCGCGCACGGCAGCACCAGCTCCGCCAGCGTCGCGGGCCGCGCCCTGGCCAGCGCCAGCGCCTGCGGCAGCGCCTCCAGCCCGAACCGGGCGACCAGCGGCCTGCCCCACCGCTCCGCGCCCCTCGGGTCCGGCGTCCAGTCCGCCAGCAGCGGCCGGACCTCGTCCTCGGGGCCGCCCACGAACAGCGGCGGCTCCTCGTGCCTCCAGCGCAGCTCGCCCGCCCGGTAGTCCCGCACCAGGGCCGCCCACTCGGCCGGGGTCCGGACCCCGGCCCCCACCGCCGACCAGGTCTCGCGCTCACCCGGCTCCCACACCAGCGCGCGCCCGGCGGGCGGTTCCACCCCCGGCACGACCTCCGGCTCGGCGGGCCGCCGCTTCACCTCCCACGGCGGCGACACCAGCACCCGCGGCAGCTCGTCCACCCCGGCCTCGGGCACGCCGCGGTGCGCGGCCCGGACGCGCTCCAGCGCCGCGCGCACCCGCTCGGGAACCTCGGTCGGGTCCACGTCCCGGAACCGCACCACCAGCGCGCGCAGCAGCCGCGCGGCCTCGCTGGTCGACGGCCTGCCCGCGGTCTCGGCGTCCAGCAGCCGCAGCGCCCGCTCCGGGTCGCGCAGCGACAGCCCCATCAGCGCGGACCGCGCGTACCGCTGCTTGATCCGGGGCAGCAGGAACTGGAACGGCCCGTCCCCCGGCATCGACGCGATCACGTCGAGCACGGCCTCGTGCCCGCGCAGCGGCAGCTCCAGCAGCCGCTCCAGCACGGGCAGCAGGTCGTGACCCATGACGTCCAGCGCGGTGTGCAGCACCTCGGGCGTGGTCACGTGCCAGAGCACCCACTCCAGCCGCAGCAACCGCTGGAGCTGGTCGACCGCCCCGACCGACAGCAGCACGACCCGGCCGTCGGGGGAGTGCCGAGGACCGGCCAGGACCTCGGTGACGACCTCCTCCACCCAGGCGGCCTCGGTCGGCACCAGGTAGCTGACCGCCAGCCTGCCCACGGGGGAGCCCCGGAGCCCGGCCAGCGCGGCGACCACCTCGGCGTGCACGTCGTCCGGGCACACCGCGAGCAGCGACCGCACCAGGCGCCCGCCCACCACCCCGCGCGCCACCGCGTCCTGCGACACCCGCCTGCGCACCGCCCTGCGGGGCACGCCGTCCCCGTCCTGGTAGCGCAGGACCACGATCCCGGCCAGCTCCACCACCGCCTGGGCGGCGAACACCAGCCCGTGCGCGTCGACCCAGGCCGCCACCGGCCCGTCCAGGTCGGGCGTCGCCTCGTCCCCCAGCAGGCAGGCGACGACCGCCGCGCCCAGCGGGTTCCGGTCGCCGTCCAGGTGCGCGTTCGCGGCCTCGACCAGCTCGGGCGCGCTCCCGTTCACCCTGCTCGCCCAGGAGCCCTCGCTGGGAGCCGTGGCGTGCAGCGCCCAGCGCGCCTGCGGGGGCAGCTCCTCGCGCCGGTCCACCCGGCCCGCCGCCACGCCCCCCGCCGCCACGACCTCCGGGCGCGTCCGACCTCCCCGCCTGGGGTGCGCCTCCCCGCGCACGCCCGGCGGGAGCCGGAACTCCCCGATCACGCCCCCCGCAGTCCCCACTGCCGTCCTTCCCCAAGCCGCTCAACCGAATCCGCTCAACCGAATCCGGGTGAACCGTACGACGGGGGTCCGACAATTCCGGTTCCCCGGCGGACCGCGGCGGTCGGTCCACATCGGACGCGCGGCGCCCGACCGCTCAGCGGGCCAGTCCCAGCAGGTCCTCCACCACCTCGGACACCACCACCGGATCGGCCGTCCCGAACGGGCCCCGCTCGGCGATCCGCACCTCGGTGATCCGCTGCCCGGTCCCCACCGGGACGCGCCCGCGCGGCAGGGCCGGGTCCAGCCCGACCACGACCCCGCGCCCGTCCGGCAGCGCCCGCCGCACCCGCCCGATCGGACCGCCCAGCCCGCCCGCCTGGCTCCAGGGGCCCCGGTCGAGCAGCGCGACCACCTTCCCGTTCAGCACCGGGAAGTCCCGGAACCGGGCCAGTTCGTCCGCCCCGCCCTCCTCGGCGGTGAGCCGGTGCACGGCTCTGCCCAGCTGCGGGAACGGTTGCAGCACCTCGTAGTCGGCCAGCAGCTCCGCCCACGCCGCCAGGTCCGCGCCCAGCCGCAGCGGGTGGGCGATCGCCACCCGCTCGTCCGGGCCGAGGACGACGGGGCTCTCGTGCAGGTCGCCGAGCGTGCGGTCCTCGGCCAGCCGGAACGCCAGCCCCGCCTCGGTGGTCCACACCAGCCTGCGCCCCAGCGGCCACAGCAGCGGGTGGCCGGTGAACAGGCGGGTGAACTCCTCCACGCCCCACGTCCGGCCCGCCACCATCGCCCGCTCCAGCCGGGTGAGCTGCTCGGCGGCCGAGGTGCGCAGGTCCCTCTTCAACGCCGCGAACCGCTCGTGCGCCCGCGCGGCCAGCGCCGCGTCGTCCCGCGCGCCGGGCTTGGGCAGGGACTTGAGCCGCTTGCCGTCCGGCCCGGTCACGTGCGGCCTGAGCTGCTCGTCGAACCCGACCACGAACCGCCTCGGCCCGAAGTCCAGCTCCAGCGCGCCGTCCGGGGACAGCCCGAAGTCCGGCACGAGCCGGTCGGACAGCTCCTCGGCGCTGAGCCCGCGCGCGGTCGCGACCCCGTCCAGCTCCTGCCTCGCCCGCCCCCGCAACCACTTGTTCCGCAGCCGCCGCGAGGCGTCGTCCAGGCAGGTCAGCGCCACGTCCGTGCCGATCCGCGCCAGCACCGCCAGCCCGACGTCCGCCTTGGCGCTCCCGACCGGCCACGCCGCGAGCAGCGGGCCCAGCGCGCGCACCACCTGGTCGTCGCCGACCAGGGCCAGGCAGGTGAGCGCCCAGCGGTCCGGGTGCGGGGCCCCGGCCATCCGCCACTGGTCGAACACGGCCCAGGCGAACCGGGCCAACGACGCCGGGTCGCACGCCTCCCGCGCCTGCTCCAGCCCGGCGTGCGGGTCCTCCGGGGTGGACAGCGCCAGCACCACCAGCAGGTGCCGCACCGCCCCCTCCGGCAGCGCCGTCCGACCGCCGTCCCGCAGCACCTGCGGCAGCAGGTCGGGCTCCAGCCACGCGGGAACGGCGGGGACCCGGACCGGCAGCACGTCCAGCGGGTCCAGCGCCAGCGAGGCGGCCACGATCGCGGCCACCCGCTCGCCGTGCTCGCGCGCGGCCGTCAGCGCGTGCTCGGGGATCTGCCGCAGCGCGTGCTCCGCCGCCCGCCGCTCGGTCCCGGCGGGCCCGACCGCGACCGGCGCCAGCAGCCGGGCCGCGTCCACCCCGTGCCGCTCCAGCCAGCCCCGCGCGATCGGCCGCGCGTGCTTGAACCGCGACAGCCAGTCGGCCATCACCCCCGCGACCTCGGGGGTCGCGAACGGGGCCAGCAGCCCGCCCAGCGAGGTCGGCCGGACCTGCCCCAGCGCCAGGACCCGCGGCAGCACGTCCAGCCCGAACCGGGCGACCACCGGCCTGCCCCACTGCTCGGCGGCCCACGGCTCCGGGTTCCAGCGCGCCAGCAGCGGGCGCACCAGCTCCTCGGGGGCGCGCGCGAACAGCACCGAGCCGTGGTTGGTCGGGCGGCCGTCCGCGCAGGCGTCCGCCAGCGCCGTCCAGTCGGCCGGGTCCGGGCCCGTGCGGGGCTGCTTCGCCAACCAGCCCTCCCGCTCACCCGGCTCCCAGCGCAGGTGCGGCCGGACCAGCGGTTCCAGGCCCGCCACGACGACGGGCGCCTCGGCCTCCCGGCGCTCCCGCGCCCACGGCGGCGAGGTCAGCACGGGCGGCAGGCCCTCGGCGGGCGCGGCCCGGCGCGCGGCCCGCTCCCGCGCCAGCACGGCCCCGGCCGCCTCGGGCAGGTCGCGCACGTCCAGGTCGGCGAGCCCCACCACGAGGGAGCGCAGCACGATCGCCGCGTCCGAGGTGGCGGGCCCGATCTCGGCCTCGGCGGCCAGCAGGCGCAGCGCGCGCTCCGGGTCGCGCCCGGCCACCGCGCGGGCGAGCGGGCGGACCTCGCGCTGCCCGAGGCGGGGCAGCAGGACCGCGAAGGCGTCGTCACCCGGCAGCACCGCCAGGACCTCGGCGACGAGGTCGCGGGCGGGCTCGGGCAGCTCCGGCGTCCCGAGCAGCCGGTCCAGCGCGGGCAGCAGGTCGTGGCCCAGCACGTCCAGCGCGGTCCACAGGAACTCCGGGGTCGGCAGGCGCCGCACCACCCAGTCCAGGCCCAGCAGGCGGGTGAGCTGGTCGGCCGTGCCGAGCGCGGCCAGCACCGGGTCGCTGTCGGCGGAGTCGCGCGGGCCCCGCAGGACCTCGGCCACCACCTCCTCCGCCCACTCCCGCTCGGTCGGCACGAGGTAGCTGACCAGCAGCCTGCCCTGCGGGGTGTCCCGCGACCCGGCCAGCGCGGCGACCACCTCCGCGTGCACGGCGTCCGGGCACGCGGCGAGCAGCGTCCGCGCCCGCAGCGCCAGATCCCGCTCCTGCCAGCGGATCGCGCACGAACCCGGCCGGAGCTCGCGCAGGTGCCAGCCGTGGCCACCGCTGGGGGCCGGGCAGTGCACCGCCTCCACCCGCGCCAGCCCGGCGATCGCCCGCGCGGCGAACACCAGGTCGTGCGCCTCCACCCAGGCGTCCACGAGCCGCGGCACGCGCGGGTGCTCCTGGTTCGCCAGCAGCCGCAGCACGGCCGCGGCGCCCAGCGGCGTCGGCGAGCCGTCCAGGTGCGCCTCGGCGGCCCGGACCAGGTGCGGCAGGCTCCCGACCGGCCTGCGGGCCGAGTCGTCCCCGTCCCCGACGCCGGTGAGCGCCGCGCGCGACCCCTCGGACAGCTCCGCCCGGACGTCCACCCGGTCGGCCGCCGCGCCCCGCAGCGGAGCGGCGTCCACCCCGGTCCGACCGCCCCGCCTCGGGTGCACGTGACCCCGAGCCCCGTCGGGGAGCTCGAAGCCCCCGCCGCTGTCGCGCACCGCCGCCGTCCCCTGAAGCCGTCCGTCCCGAGTGGAGCGACCGTACGGCAGGGGGCCGACAGTTCAGCGGGTCCAGCCCCAGCGGGTCCAGCCCCAGCGGGTCCAGGCTCAGCGGGTCAGGCCGGCCAGGTCGCCCAGCACCTCGGACATCACCACCGGGTCGACCGTCCCGAACCGGTGCCTCTCCGCCCGCCACGACCCCGGCCCGTGGTCGGTGATCCACACCTCGGTGGTCTTCTGGTCGACGCCGGAGTGGTCGTACCCGAGCGGCACGCCGGGGTCCAGGCCGACCACGACCGCGCGCCCGTCCGGCAGCGGTCGCTGCACCCAGCCGATCGCACCGCCGTCCGACTGCTCCTGGTCCCAGCCCTTGTTCAGCAGCCCGAACACCTTCCCGGACGGCACCACGGCCCCCTGGAACCTGGTCAGCCGGAACGCCTCCGCCTCCTCGGCGGTGAGCCGGTGCACGGGCCTGCCGAGCTGCGGGAACGGTTGCAGCACCTCGTAGTCGGCCAGCAGCTCCGCCCACGCCTCCAGGTCGTCGCCGAGCCGCATCGGGTGGGCCAGCGCCACCCGCTCGCCCGCGCCCAGCTCCACCGGGTCCTCGTTCAGGTCGCCGAGCGTGCGGTCCTCGGCGAGCCGGAACGCCAGTCCCGACTCGGTGATCCACACCAGCCTGCGGGCCAGGTGCCACACCAGCGGGTGGTGCGCGAACAGCGCGGTGAACTCCTCCGCGCTCCACGACCGGCCCGCCAGCATCGCCTGCTCCAACCGGGCGATCTGCGCGGTCGCCGCGGTGCGCACGTCCTTCTTCAGCGCCGCGAACCGCCGGTGCGCCTCGGGGGCCAGCTCCGCGTCGTCGCGCGCGCCGGGCTTGGGCAGGGACTTGAGCCGCTTGCCGTCCGGACCGGTCACGTGCGGGGTGAGCTGCTCGTCGAACCCGACCGTGAACCGCCTCGGCCCGTAGTCCAGCTCCAGCGTGCCGTCCGGGGCCAGGTCGAACGTCGGCACCAGCCGGTCGGACAGCTCGTCGGAGGTCAGCCCCAGCGAGGTCGCGACCTCGGCCAGCTTCTCCTGCGCCCTGGTCCGCACGCCCTTGTGCCTGACCCGCCGCGCCACGTCGTCCAGGTGCACCAGCGCCACGTCCGTGCCCAGCCGCGCCAGCACGTCCAGCCCGAGCACCGCCCTGGCGTGCCCGCCCTCGGCGGGCCACGACCGCAGCTGCGGGCTCAGCGCGCGCACCACCTCGTCGTCGCCGACCAGGCCGAGGCAGGTGAGCGCCCACCCGTCCTTGGACGGCGTCCCGGCGAGCCGCCACTGGTCGAACACCGCCCAGGCGAACCGGGCCAGCGACGTCGGGTCGCACGCCCGCCGCACCTGCTCCAGCCCCGCGTACGGCTCGTCCGGAGTGGACATCGCCAGCGCCACCAGCAGGTTCCGCGCCGCCTCCTCCGGCAGCGCCGCCCGTCCGCCGCGCAGCAGCACCTGCGGCAGCAGGTCCGGGTCCAGCCAGGACGGGACGGCCGGGATCCTCACCGGCAGCACGTCCAGCGGGTCCATCGCCAGCGACGCGGCCACGATCGCGGCGACCTGCTCGCCGTGCTCGCGCGCGGCGGTCATGGCGTGCTCGGGGATCTGCCGCAGCGCGTTCTCGGCCGCCCGCCGAGCGGTCCCGGCCGGGCCGACCGCCACCGGCGCCAGGAACCGGGCCGCGTCCACCCCGTGCCGCTCCAACCAGCGCCGCGCCACCGGCCGCGCGGACCGCACCCGCACCAACCAGTCCGCGACCAGCGCCGCGACCTCGGGAGCCGCGTACGGCAGCACCAGCTCCGCCAGCGCGCCCGGCCGGGACCTGGCCAGCGCCACGACCTGCGGCAGCACGTCCAGCCCGAACCGGGCGATCAGCGGCCTGCCCCACCGCTCCGCCGCCCACGGGTCCGGCTTCCAGTCCGCCAGCAGCGGTCGGACCAGGCGCTCGGCGGCGTGCAGGAACATCGCCGGGTGGTCGTAGTGCGAGCGCAGCCGACCGGCGACGTAGGCCCGCACCGTCGCCTCCCAGTCCGGGAAGCGGCGCGGGCGGAAGTGCTCCGAGCGCCACGCCTCGAACTCGCCCGGCTCCCACACCAGCCCCGGCGCGGCCAGCGGTTCCAGGCCCTTCACGACCTTCGGCCTCGCGGCCCTCCTGCGCTCCTTCGCCCACGGCGGCGAGGTCAGCACGGGCGGCGCGCCCTCGGCGGACGCGGGAACGGCCCGGTGCGCGGCCCGCTCCCGCTCCAGCACGGTCCTGGTCGCCTCGGGCAGGCCGCTCACGTCCAGGTCGGCGAACTTGACCGCGACGGCGCGCAGCACCTTCGCCACGTCCGAGGTCGCCGGCCTGCCCACGGCCGCGGCGGCCAGCAGCCGCAGCGCCCGCTCCGGGTCGCGCGCGGCCATCGAGTGCGCGGCCAGGCGCACCGGGCGCAGCGCGAACCGGGGGAGCAGCAGCGCGAACGCCTCGTCACCGGGCAGCTCCGCCAGCACCTCCAGCGCGTGGCCGTGCTCCTGCGCGGACAGCTGCTCGACGTCGAGCAGGCGGCCCAGCACGGGCAGCACGCCGTGGCCCAGCGCGTCCAGCGCGGTCCACAGCACCTCGGGGGACGGCAGGTACCACATCACCCAGCCGAGGGACATCAGGCGGATCAGCTGGTCGGCCTCGCCCACCGAGGTCAGCAGCAGGAAGCTGTCCGAGGAGTACATCGGGCCGCCGAGGGTCTCGGTGACCACCTCGTCCGCCCACCCCCGCTCGCCGGGGACCAGGTAGCTGACCGCCAGCCTGCCCTGCGCGGTGTCCCGCGACCGCGCCAGCGCCGCGACCACCTCGGCGTGCTCCGCCTCGGGGCACACCGCGAGCAGCTCGCGCGCCCGCCGCATCAGCGCGATCTCCTCCGGGGGGACGCTCCGCGCGGTCGGCGCGCGGTGGCGCAGGGTCCAGCGGGGCTTGTAGCTGTCGGAGAGCTTGTGGAGCACCACCTCCACCCGCGCCAGCTCGGCGACCGCCCGCGCCGCGAACACCAGCCCGTGCGCCGCCACCCAGGCGTCCACGACCCCGGACGCGCGCGGGTGCTCCTGGTGCAGCAGCAGCCGCAGCACGGCCGCCGCGCCCAGCGGGGTGGGGGAGCCGTCGAGGTGGGCGTTCGCGGCGGCGGCCAGCTCGGGCTCGCTGCCGTTCGCCTTGGCCGCGCCGGGCGCGGTGGTCGAGTCGGTCGTCACGAGCGACCAGCGCGCGCCGCTGGACAGCTCGCCGCGCACGTCGGCCCGGTCGACCGCCGCGTCCGGCCGCACCACCACCTCGGGGCGGGTGCGCCCGCCGCGTCTCACGTGCACGTGAGCGCGCTTGGCCGAGGGGATCTGGAACTCCCCGGACTCGTCCCCCGTGGTGCGCACTGCGGTCCTCCCGAAGCGGTCCGTCCGAATCGCGGCGAACCGTACGACGGGGGTCCGACAGTTCCGGTTCCCCGCAGCTCAGGCGGGCTCCGGTCAGTCCACGCAGGACCCGCGCCCCCGCCGCCGCGTCCTGACGGCGGGGGCGCGGGAGACCCGTCAGGTCGCCTCGGCGACGATCTCCGGACCGACTTCCAGCTCCACGCCCGCCGCCCGCGCGCACACCTGCGCGACCTCGTGCGCCACCCGCTCCCACGGGTAGCGCACCCGCACCCGGTCCGCGCCCGCGATGCCGTACGCGTCCCGGCGCGCGTCGTCCACCAGCAGCGACCGCAGCACCCCGACCAGGGCCTTCCGGTCGCGCGGCGGCACCAGCACGCCGGTCACCCCGTCCACCACGGTGTCCGCGAGCCCGCCCACCGCCGTCGCCACGACCGGGACGCCGCAGGCCATCGCCTCCAGCGCCACCAGCCCGAAGTCCGCGGCCCACGGCACGTGCACCACCGCGTCGGCGGAGCGCAGCAGCGCGGGCACCTCCTCGCGCCGCACCCGGCCGGGCAGCCGCACTCGGTTGGCCACGCCCAGCTCGGCGGCGCGGGCCCGAGCCCGGTCGATGCCGCGCGCGTCCCCGCCGAGCACCACCAGCTCCGCCTCGGGCAGCGACCGCAGCGCCCACAGCAGGTCCTCGGTCCCGCGCTCCGGGGCCAGGTCGTTCACCGCCACCAGCCGCTGCGGGGCCCAGCGCGGCGCGACGGGGCCCTCCGGGTCGAACCGGGCGCGGTCCACCCCGGACGGCACCACGGAGATCCGCCGCCTCGGCACGCCCAGC includes:
- a CDS encoding DUF4132 domain-containing protein — encoded protein: MRTTGDESGEFQIPSAKRAHVHVRRGGRTRPEVVVRPDAAVDRADVRGELSSGARWSLVTTDSTTAPGAAKANGSEPELAAAANAHLDGSPTPLGAAAVLRLLLHQEHPRASGVVDAWVAAHGLVFAARAVAELARVEVVLHKLSDSYKPRWTLRHRAPTARSVPPEEIALMRRARELLAVCPEAEHAEVVAALARSRDTAQGRLAVSYLVPGERGWADEVVTETLGGPMYSSDSFLLLTSVGEADQLIRLMSLGWVMWYLPSPEVLWTALDALGHGVLPVLGRLLDVEQLSAQEHGHALEVLAELPGDEAFALLLPRFALRPVRLAAHSMAARDPERALRLLAAAAVGRPATSDVAKVLRAVAVKFADLDVSGLPEATRTVLERERAAHRAVPASAEGAPPVLTSPPWAKERRRAARPKVVKGLEPLAAPGLVWEPGEFEAWRSEHFRPRRFPDWEATVRAYVAGRLRSHYDHPAMFLHAAERLVRPLLADWKPDPWAAERWGRPLIARFGLDVLPQVVALARSRPGALAELVLPYAAPEVAALVADWLVRVRSARPVARRWLERHGVDAARFLAPVAVGPAGTARRAAENALRQIPEHAMTAAREHGEQVAAIVAASLAMDPLDVLPVRIPAVPSWLDPDLLPQVLLRGGRAALPEEAARNLLVALAMSTPDEPYAGLEQVRRACDPTSLARFAWAVFDQWRLAGTPSKDGWALTCLGLVGDDEVVRALSPQLRSWPAEGGHARAVLGLDVLARLGTDVALVHLDDVARRVRHKGVRTRAQEKLAEVATSLGLTSDELSDRLVPTFDLAPDGTLELDYGPRRFTVGFDEQLTPHVTGPDGKRLKSLPKPGARDDAELAPEAHRRFAALKKDVRTAATAQIARLEQAMLAGRSWSAEEFTALFAHHPLVWHLARRLVWITESGLAFRLAEDRTLGDLNEDPVELGAGERVALAHPMRLGDDLEAWAELLADYEVLQPFPQLGRPVHRLTAEEAEAFRLTRFQGAVVPSGKVFGLLNKGWDQEQSDGGAIGWVQRPLPDGRAVVVGLDPGVPLGYDHSGVDQKTTEVWITDHGPGSWRAERHRFGTVDPVVMSEVLGDLAGLTR
- a CDS encoding glycosyltransferase, which encodes MKIALVSESANPLHAGSGGALRVHVAELAAALASAGHEVVVHTSGEAGREATRARGYEVVELSAAARRAADPSAHLGDFARALARRWQDDAPDVVHAHGWTSGLAALLGARRTETPVVQSFHTLADPGSDPQRANTERLVGKEAAAVIASSAAELAELARLGVPRRRISVVPSGVDRARFDPEGPVAPRWAPQRLVAVNDLAPERGTEDLLWALRSLPEAELVVLGGDARGIDRARARAAELGVANRVRLPGRVRREEVPALLRSADAVVHVPWAADFGLVALEAMACGVPVVATAVGGLADTVVDGVTGVLVPPRDRKALVGVLRSLLVDDARRDAYGIAGADRVRVRYPWERVAHEVAQVCARAAGVELEVGPEIVAEAT